A single genomic interval of Tsukamurella paurometabola harbors:
- a CDS encoding dihydrofolate reductase, which yields MIGMIWAQARGGVIGAEGGIPWHIPEDLAFFRKTTAGSAVLMGRRTWDSLPARFRPLPGRTNIVVTRDRLWQADGAVVQHDPALPGGDVWVIGGGEIYAAALPFADLLAVTEVDADIEGDTRAPSIPGDFTLEDDAPWRESSSGLRYRHLTYRRKR from the coding sequence ATGATCGGGATGATCTGGGCGCAGGCCCGCGGGGGAGTGATCGGCGCCGAGGGCGGGATCCCCTGGCACATCCCCGAGGACCTGGCCTTCTTCCGCAAGACCACCGCCGGCAGTGCGGTACTCATGGGCCGGCGCACCTGGGACTCACTGCCGGCACGGTTCCGCCCGCTCCCGGGGCGCACGAACATCGTGGTCACACGGGACCGGTTGTGGCAGGCCGACGGTGCCGTGGTCCAGCACGACCCCGCGCTCCCGGGCGGCGACGTCTGGGTGATCGGCGGCGGCGAGATCTACGCCGCGGCATTGCCGTTCGCCGACCTGCTCGCCGTGACCGAGGTGGACGCCGACATCGAGGGCGACACCCGCGCACCGTCGATCCCCGGGGACTTCACCCTGGAGGACGACGCCCCCTGGCGCGAGTCCTCGTCGGGCCTGCGTTACCGGCACCTGACCTACCGGCGCAAGCGCTAG
- a CDS encoding ribonuclease J, translated as MTDGAAGGGRRGRKVTRQAGPPAEPKPVISTSAARVVVEDEAPAAQPTQQAAAPAKTEATQQPQKSSPKGGGGRRGGGRRGDRQKAPSAPLERLGAPPKLPKGGMRIVALGGIKEIGRNMTVFEYGGKLLVVDCGVLFPEDQQPGVDLILPDFRYIEDRIKDVEAIVLTHGHEDHIGAVPFLLRLRPDIPVVGAKFTLALVKAKCDEHRLRPKLIEVREGESTDHGPFECEYFAVNHSIPDAIAVAIHAGGQVALHTGDIKLDQLPLDGRLTDLAGFSRLGDAGVDLFLVDSTNAEVPGFVTPEREIGPVLDNVIGRAKGRVIVASFASHVHRIQQIAEVAMAHNRRITFVGRSMVRNMALAQELGYMHLPEGVEVDLDTAASLPDDRVVLISTGSQGEPLAALSRMARGEHRNITISPNDLVVLASSLIPGNENSVFAVVNGLSKLGAKVITQQSAKVHVSGHASAGELLYLYNAVRPRNAMPVHGEWRHLRANAALAEATGVPKDRIMLAEDGVVVDLVDGVAKIVGQVPVGHVYVDGTSVGDVGESTLSDRLVLGEGGFIAITVAIDEDGNAVSKPEVSGRGFSDDPTALKEAEQLVEDVLADLAAEGVKEAHRIAQGVRRAVGRWVDKAYRRRPMIVPTVIVVGE; from the coding sequence ATGACCGACGGTGCAGCAGGCGGAGGCCGACGGGGCCGCAAGGTCACCCGACAGGCGGGACCACCTGCCGAGCCCAAACCGGTGATCTCCACCTCGGCGGCGCGGGTCGTCGTGGAGGACGAGGCCCCGGCGGCGCAGCCCACCCAGCAGGCGGCAGCGCCCGCGAAGACCGAGGCGACGCAGCAGCCCCAGAAGTCCTCGCCGAAGGGCGGCGGTGGACGCCGCGGCGGCGGACGGCGCGGAGACCGGCAGAAGGCACCGTCGGCCCCTCTGGAGCGGCTGGGCGCCCCGCCCAAGCTGCCCAAGGGCGGCATGCGCATCGTCGCGCTCGGCGGCATCAAGGAGATCGGTCGCAACATGACCGTCTTCGAGTACGGCGGCAAGCTGCTCGTCGTCGACTGCGGTGTGCTCTTCCCCGAGGACCAGCAGCCCGGCGTCGACCTGATCCTCCCGGACTTCCGGTACATCGAGGACCGCATCAAGGACGTCGAGGCGATCGTCCTCACCCACGGCCACGAGGACCACATCGGCGCCGTGCCCTTCCTCCTGCGCCTGCGGCCCGACATCCCCGTCGTCGGGGCGAAGTTCACCCTCGCCCTGGTCAAGGCCAAGTGCGATGAGCACCGGCTGCGCCCCAAGCTGATCGAGGTGCGCGAGGGCGAGTCGACCGACCACGGCCCGTTCGAGTGCGAGTACTTCGCCGTGAACCACTCCATCCCCGACGCGATCGCCGTGGCGATCCACGCCGGCGGCCAGGTGGCGCTGCACACCGGTGACATCAAGCTCGACCAGCTGCCGCTGGACGGCCGCCTCACGGACCTCGCCGGCTTCTCCCGCCTCGGCGACGCGGGTGTCGACCTGTTCCTCGTCGACTCGACCAACGCCGAGGTCCCGGGCTTCGTGACCCCGGAGCGGGAGATCGGCCCCGTGCTGGACAACGTGATCGGCCGGGCCAAGGGCCGCGTGATCGTGGCGTCCTTCGCCTCGCACGTGCACCGCATCCAGCAGATCGCCGAGGTCGCGATGGCGCACAATCGGCGGATCACCTTCGTCGGCCGGTCGATGGTGCGGAACATGGCGCTCGCACAGGAACTCGGCTACATGCACCTGCCCGAGGGCGTCGAGGTGGACCTCGACACCGCGGCCTCGCTGCCGGACGACCGCGTCGTGCTCATCTCCACCGGCTCACAGGGCGAGCCCCTGGCCGCGCTCTCGCGCATGGCCCGCGGCGAGCACCGCAACATCACCATCTCGCCGAACGACCTCGTCGTGCTGGCGAGCTCGCTCATCCCGGGCAACGAGAACTCGGTGTTCGCGGTGGTCAACGGGCTGTCCAAGCTGGGCGCCAAGGTGATCACGCAGCAGAGCGCCAAGGTGCACGTCTCCGGCCACGCCAGCGCCGGCGAGCTGCTCTACCTGTACAACGCGGTGCGCCCCCGCAACGCCATGCCGGTCCACGGCGAGTGGCGCCACCTGCGCGCCAACGCCGCGCTGGCCGAGGCGACCGGCGTGCCGAAGGATCGGATCATGCTCGCCGAGGACGGCGTCGTCGTGGACCTCGTCGACGGTGTCGCGAAGATCGTGGGGCAGGTGCCCGTCGGCCACGTCTACGTCGACGGCACCTCCGTGGGCGACGTCGGCGAGTCGACGCTGTCGGACCGCCTCGTCCTGGGCGAGGGCGGCTTCATCGCCATCACCGTCGCGATCGACGAGGACGGCAACGCCGTCAGCAAGCCCGAGGTCTCCGGTCGCGGCTTCTCCGACGACCCGACCGCGCTCAAGGAGGCGGAGCAGCTCGTCGAGGACGTGCTCGCCGACCTGGCGGCCGAGGGGGTCAAGGAGGCGCACCGCATCGCGCAGGGGGTCCGACGGGCCGTCGGCCGCTGGGTCGACAAGGCGTACCGGCGCCGGCCGATGATCGTGCCCACCGTCATCGTGGTGGGGGAGTAG
- a CDS encoding thymidylate synthase codes for MENGTHRPDRTGTGTRSVFGRQLRYDLSQGFPLITTKRVHMKSIAYELLWFLRGDSNVRWLQDNGVTIWDEWASPEGELGPVYGVQWRSWPTPNGEHIDQISKAIETLRTNPSSRRNIVSAWNVAEIENMALPPCHAFFQFYAADGKLSCQLYQRSADLFLGVPFNIASYALLTHMVAAQVGLEPGDFVWTGGDCHIYDNHVDQVTEQLSREPYPYPRLELAERPSIFDYEYEDITVHDYVHHPAIKAPVAV; via the coding sequence ATGGAGAACGGCACGCACCGGCCGGACCGCACCGGAACCGGGACGCGCAGCGTCTTCGGTCGTCAACTCCGCTACGACCTGTCCCAGGGCTTCCCCCTCATCACCACCAAGCGGGTGCACATGAAGTCCATCGCGTACGAGCTGCTGTGGTTCCTGCGCGGCGATTCCAACGTCCGGTGGCTGCAGGACAACGGCGTCACCATCTGGGACGAGTGGGCCTCGCCGGAGGGGGAACTCGGCCCCGTCTACGGCGTGCAGTGGCGCAGCTGGCCCACCCCGAACGGCGAGCACATCGACCAGATCAGCAAGGCGATCGAGACGCTGCGCACCAACCCGTCCAGCCGTCGCAACATCGTCTCCGCCTGGAACGTCGCCGAGATCGAGAACATGGCGCTGCCGCCCTGCCACGCGTTCTTCCAGTTCTACGCGGCCGACGGCAAGCTGAGCTGTCAGCTCTACCAGCGCAGCGCCGACCTCTTCCTCGGCGTGCCGTTCAACATCGCCAGCTACGCCCTCCTCACCCACATGGTCGCGGCCCAGGTGGGCCTCGAACCCGGCGACTTCGTCTGGACCGGCGGCGACTGCCACATCTACGACAACCACGTCGACCAGGTCACCGAGCAGCTCAGTCGTGAGCCGTACCCGTACCCGCGGCTCGAGCTCGCCGAGCGGCCCAGCATCTTCGACTACGAGTACGAGGACATCACCGTGCACGACTACGTGCACCACCCCGCGATCAAGGCGCCGGTGGCCGTCTGA
- the dapA gene encoding 4-hydroxy-tetrahydrodipicolinate synthase, translating to MSATPATTTPTTPFGAISVAMVTPFKADGTLDLEAGQKLASHLADQGCDGLIVAGTTGESPTTQPWEKIQFLKAILEAVGDRVKITAGVGTYDTDESAVFARDAAEAGAHGLLVVTPYYSRPPQAGLLAHFTTVADATDLPVLLYDIPPRSVVAIETDTLRRLAEHENIIGVKDAKGDLGAGARLIAETDLQFLSGDDPLNLPWLSVGALGFVSVIGHVVAPQLRAMRDAYFAGDVARAKDINASLGPVYEAMAGLGGVTFSKAALALQGLDMGVPRLPQVAPTGEQRDRLAALLTQAGVL from the coding sequence ATGAGTGCGACCCCGGCGACCACAACGCCCACGACCCCCTTCGGCGCGATCTCCGTGGCGATGGTGACCCCGTTCAAGGCGGACGGCACGCTGGACCTCGAGGCCGGGCAGAAGCTGGCGTCGCACCTCGCCGACCAGGGCTGCGACGGCCTCATCGTCGCGGGCACCACCGGCGAGTCGCCGACCACCCAGCCGTGGGAGAAGATCCAGTTCCTCAAGGCGATCCTCGAGGCCGTCGGCGACCGCGTGAAGATCACGGCCGGCGTCGGCACCTACGACACCGATGAGTCCGCCGTCTTCGCGCGCGACGCCGCCGAGGCGGGCGCGCACGGCCTGCTCGTCGTGACCCCGTACTACTCGCGGCCCCCGCAGGCCGGGCTGTTGGCGCACTTCACGACGGTGGCCGACGCCACCGACCTGCCCGTGCTGCTCTACGACATCCCGCCGCGCTCCGTGGTCGCGATCGAGACCGACACGCTGCGCAGGCTCGCCGAGCACGAGAACATCATCGGCGTGAAGGACGCGAAGGGCGACCTCGGCGCCGGAGCCCGGCTCATCGCCGAGACCGACCTGCAGTTCCTCTCCGGCGACGACCCGCTGAACCTGCCCTGGCTCTCCGTCGGCGCGCTCGGCTTCGTCTCCGTCATCGGGCACGTCGTCGCGCCGCAGCTGCGCGCGATGCGGGACGCCTACTTCGCGGGCGACGTCGCCCGCGCCAAGGACATCAACGCCTCCCTCGGGCCCGTCTACGAGGCCATGGCCGGCCTCGGCGGCGTGACCTTCTCGAAGGCGGCACTGGCCCTGCAGGGCCTGGATATGGGCGTGCCGCGACTGCCGCAGGTCGCGCCCACCGGTGAACAGCGCGACCGGCTCGCAGCGCTACTGACCCAAGCGGGGGTGCTCTAA
- a CDS encoding DinB family protein, with protein sequence MTESRLDLLRWQFDLTWALGEVHLAELAPDDFRWEPAAHCWTMRRQDGGTWIADWAETEPDPTPVPTMAWLSWHIGWWWGTTMDHLQGRPIRAREEVRWPGPDGAVAWLTALRDEWLTVLDALTEERLDEPSEYPWPEDAGLTVGHQVAWVNAELMKNLAEIGQQRLARAALRTG encoded by the coding sequence GTGACTGAATCGCGGCTCGACCTCCTGCGCTGGCAGTTCGACCTGACCTGGGCGCTCGGCGAGGTGCACCTCGCCGAACTGGCGCCCGACGACTTCCGCTGGGAACCCGCGGCGCACTGCTGGACGATGCGCCGCCAGGACGGCGGAACCTGGATCGCCGACTGGGCCGAGACAGAGCCGGACCCGACCCCGGTCCCCACGATGGCCTGGCTGAGCTGGCACATCGGCTGGTGGTGGGGCACCACGATGGACCATCTGCAGGGCCGGCCGATCCGGGCGCGCGAGGAGGTCCGCTGGCCCGGACCCGACGGTGCCGTCGCCTGGCTGACGGCGCTGCGCGACGAGTGGCTGACCGTCCTCGATGCGCTCACCGAGGAGCGCCTCGACGAGCCGTCGGAGTACCCGTGGCCCGAGGACGCGGGCCTGACCGTCGGGCACCAGGTCGCGTGGGTCAACGCGGAGTTGATGAAGAACCTCGCGGAGATCGGCCAGCAGCGGCTCGCCCGCGCCGCCCTCCGGACCGGCTGA
- a CDS encoding FtsK/SpoIIIE family DNA translocase has translation MASKTTTRARGTASSRSGGTRSSRAASPTRSRQAAPRSRAKQGAAAPKGASRGGGGVARGLGAGWKLLAKGVGGAVRTGRHADEAETAPATGEVAPPKPTHSRDGLALALFAVAIILGAAVYFDAGGPVGSFFSTGVRAVVGWFAVLVPPLAIALGVIMMRRPDNPSAHVRHRVGTALIVLPFLGLLHIASGGPSTFDDRAAAGGYLGYVVGGPLTDGFTPWISVPLLVLVAAFGLLLVSGMTVREIVDRLKFYFGVDMKEQYGDAEEPWDQASDDDLDSPFAAFDAGRGDTATRALTPYGDPYDNYPADPEPPKRGRRRKAAPEADPAPSDEVTAPITPEPAPSEEPTVEVPPAPKPRRTAVVKDHTPPPAPKATEFTVARTIDSEDYVLPPADLLIEGEPAKAGTSANDAMIDAISGVMEQFKIDAAVTGYTRGPTVTRYELELGPGVKVEKVTQLHRNISYAVATDNVRLLAPIPGKSAVGIEVPNTDREMVRLADVLAADNTRRDTHPLVIGLGKDIEGEMVNANLAKMPHLLVAGSTGSGKSSFVNSMLVSLLARATPDEVRMILIDPKMVELTPYEGIPHLITPIITDPKKAAAALAWLVEEMEQRYKDMQASRVRHIDDFNRKVKSGEITTPLGSEREYRPYPYIVAIVDELADLMMTAPRDVEEAIVRITQKARAAGIHLVLATQRPSVDVVTGLIKTNVPSRLAFATSSLTDSRVILDQPGAEKLIGMGDALFLPMGGKTTRMQGAFITDEEIGSVVDFVRNQAEPDYANGVTETKVEKKDVDPDIGDDLDVFLQAVELVVSSQFGSTSMLQRKLRVGFAKAGRLMDLMETRDIVGPSEGSKARDVLVTPDELPGLLMVLRGGDAPQEADEADF, from the coding sequence ATGGCATCGAAGACCACCACCCGCGCGCGCGGCACCGCGAGCTCCCGTTCCGGGGGTACGCGGTCCAGCCGCGCCGCGAGCCCGACGCGCAGCCGACAGGCCGCCCCGCGCAGCCGCGCCAAGCAGGGCGCCGCGGCCCCCAAGGGCGCATCGCGCGGCGGTGGGGGAGTGGCCCGCGGCCTCGGCGCCGGATGGAAACTGCTGGCCAAGGGGGTCGGTGGTGCCGTCCGGACCGGGCGCCACGCCGACGAGGCCGAGACCGCACCCGCGACCGGTGAGGTCGCCCCGCCGAAGCCGACCCACTCGCGCGACGGTCTCGCGCTCGCGCTCTTCGCCGTCGCGATCATCCTCGGTGCAGCCGTCTACTTCGATGCAGGCGGGCCCGTGGGGTCCTTCTTCTCGACGGGGGTGCGCGCGGTCGTCGGCTGGTTCGCGGTCCTCGTCCCGCCGCTGGCCATCGCGCTCGGTGTGATCATGATGCGGCGGCCCGACAATCCGTCGGCGCACGTGCGCCATCGCGTCGGCACCGCCCTCATCGTCCTGCCGTTCCTCGGGCTGCTGCACATCGCGTCCGGAGGGCCGTCGACGTTCGACGACCGCGCGGCGGCGGGCGGCTACCTCGGGTACGTCGTCGGCGGCCCGCTCACCGACGGTTTCACCCCCTGGATCTCCGTGCCGCTGCTCGTCCTCGTCGCGGCGTTCGGCCTGCTCCTGGTGAGTGGCATGACCGTGCGCGAGATCGTCGACCGGCTCAAGTTCTACTTCGGCGTCGACATGAAGGAGCAGTACGGCGACGCCGAGGAGCCCTGGGACCAGGCCTCCGACGACGACCTCGATTCACCGTTCGCGGCTTTCGATGCGGGCCGCGGCGACACCGCGACCCGTGCCCTGACCCCGTACGGCGACCCGTACGACAACTACCCGGCCGACCCCGAGCCGCCGAAGCGCGGGCGCCGCCGCAAGGCCGCCCCCGAGGCCGACCCGGCACCGTCGGACGAGGTGACCGCGCCGATCACGCCCGAGCCGGCACCGTCGGAGGAGCCCACCGTCGAGGTGCCCCCCGCCCCTAAGCCGCGCCGCACCGCGGTGGTCAAGGACCACACGCCGCCGCCGGCCCCGAAGGCGACCGAGTTCACGGTCGCGCGGACCATCGACAGCGAGGACTACGTCCTCCCGCCCGCCGACCTGCTGATCGAGGGCGAGCCGGCCAAGGCGGGGACCAGTGCGAACGACGCCATGATCGACGCGATCAGCGGGGTCATGGAGCAGTTCAAGATCGATGCGGCGGTCACCGGCTACACCCGCGGCCCGACGGTCACGCGGTACGAACTCGAGCTCGGCCCCGGCGTCAAGGTCGAGAAGGTCACCCAGCTGCACCGCAACATCTCGTACGCGGTGGCGACCGACAACGTCCGGCTGCTCGCGCCGATCCCCGGCAAGTCCGCCGTGGGCATCGAGGTGCCCAACACCGACCGTGAGATGGTCCGCCTGGCCGACGTGCTGGCCGCGGACAACACGCGCAGGGACACGCACCCCCTGGTGATCGGCCTCGGCAAGGACATCGAGGGCGAGATGGTCAACGCCAACCTCGCCAAGATGCCCCACCTGCTGGTCGCCGGTTCCACGGGCTCCGGCAAGTCGAGCTTCGTCAACTCGATGCTCGTCTCCCTGCTCGCGCGCGCCACCCCCGATGAGGTCCGGATGATCCTCATCGACCCGAAGATGGTCGAGCTGACGCCCTACGAGGGCATCCCGCACCTCATCACGCCCATCATCACCGACCCGAAGAAGGCCGCGGCCGCGCTGGCCTGGCTGGTCGAGGAGATGGAGCAGCGCTACAAGGACATGCAGGCCTCGCGCGTGCGGCACATCGACGACTTCAACCGCAAGGTCAAGTCGGGCGAGATCACCACGCCGCTCGGCAGCGAGCGCGAGTACCGGCCGTACCCGTACATCGTCGCCATCGTCGACGAGCTCGCGGACCTCATGATGACCGCACCGCGCGACGTCGAGGAGGCGATCGTCCGGATCACGCAGAAGGCACGCGCCGCCGGCATCCACCTGGTGCTCGCGACGCAGCGTCCGTCGGTCGACGTCGTCACCGGCCTCATCAAGACCAACGTCCCGTCGCGGCTGGCCTTCGCGACCAGCTCCCTGACGGACTCCCGGGTCATCCTCGACCAGCCGGGTGCCGAGAAGCTGATCGGCATGGGCGACGCGCTCTTCCTGCCGATGGGCGGCAAGACCACCCGCATGCAGGGCGCGTTCATCACCGACGAGGAGATCGGCTCCGTCGTCGACTTCGTGCGCAATCAGGCCGAGCCCGACTACGCCAACGGCGTCACCGAGACCAAGGTCGAGAAGAAGGACGTCGACCCGGATATCGGCGACGACCTCGACGTCTTCCTGCAGGCCGTCGAGCTGGTGGTGTCCTCGCAGTTCGGGTCGACCTCGATGTTGCAGCGCAAGCTGCGGGTGGGCTTCGCGAAGGCCGGCCGCCTCATGGACCTCATGGAGACCCGCGACATCGTCGGGCCGTCGGAGGGGTCCAAGGCGCGCGACGTGCTCGTCACGCCCGACGAGCTGCCCGGACTGCTCATGGTGCTGCGCGGCGGCGACGCTCCACAGGAAGCCGACGAAGCGGACTTCTGA
- the pgsA gene encoding CDP-diacylglycerol--glycerol-3-phosphate 3-phosphatidyltransferase — translation MSATDGVQPASTPVSNVNVANGLTVLRIVLVPVFLAALFVDGGHSTTWRWVAFAIFAAAMVTDRVDGQIARRYGLITDFGKLMDPIADKALTGAAFVGLSVLGDLPWWVTLVILAREFGITAFRFAVIRDGVIPASRGGKLKTLLQTIAIGLYLMPLPGWMDVPSHVVMGAAVVVTVATGVDYLLSWWRGRK, via the coding sequence GTGAGTGCAACGGACGGAGTGCAGCCCGCGAGCACACCTGTCTCGAACGTCAACGTCGCGAACGGGTTGACGGTGCTCCGGATCGTACTCGTCCCCGTGTTCCTCGCGGCGCTGTTCGTCGACGGCGGGCACTCGACCACGTGGCGGTGGGTCGCCTTCGCGATCTTCGCCGCGGCGATGGTCACGGACCGGGTCGACGGCCAGATCGCGCGCCGCTACGGCTTGATCACCGACTTCGGCAAGCTCATGGACCCGATCGCCGACAAAGCGCTCACCGGCGCGGCCTTCGTCGGCCTCTCCGTTCTCGGCGACCTGCCGTGGTGGGTCACGCTGGTGATCCTCGCCCGCGAGTTCGGCATCACCGCCTTCCGGTTCGCCGTGATCCGCGACGGCGTGATCCCGGCCAGCCGCGGCGGGAAGCTCAAGACGCTCCTGCAGACCATCGCGATCGGCCTCTACCTGATGCCGCTCCCCGGGTGGATGGACGTTCCCAGCCACGTGGTCATGGGTGCGGCCGTCGTGGTCACGGTCGCGACGGGCGTCGACTACCTGCTGAGCTGGTGGCGTGGACGGAAGTGA
- a CDS encoding TIGR03085 family metal-binding protein produces the protein MKPARSERAALVEAARAAGPDAPTLCGDWTVRELLAHLILREGRPDAMAGILVRPLAGYTEKVQAQIAARPFEDLLETVAGGPPRFSPLRLVDEQANLGEYFVHTEDIRRAATGWTPRVLDKRVERGLHDVVGRIARVTMRGAPLRISLTTEEGTVATVGRGPEVAVIGAIGEVTMWAFGRDEALVTFEGADGDIDLLGAVVRSL, from the coding sequence GTGAAGCCTGCTCGGAGTGAACGCGCCGCCCTCGTCGAAGCGGCGCGCGCCGCCGGCCCCGACGCCCCGACGCTCTGCGGCGACTGGACCGTGCGGGAACTCCTCGCGCACCTGATCCTCCGCGAGGGGCGCCCCGACGCGATGGCGGGCATCCTCGTTCGTCCGCTCGCCGGTTATACGGAGAAGGTTCAGGCGCAGATCGCCGCCCGCCCGTTCGAGGATCTGCTCGAGACCGTGGCGGGCGGCCCGCCGCGGTTCTCGCCGCTACGGCTCGTCGACGAGCAGGCGAATCTCGGCGAGTACTTCGTGCACACCGAGGACATCCGGCGAGCCGCGACGGGGTGGACGCCACGGGTGCTCGACAAGCGGGTCGAACGCGGGCTGCACGACGTGGTCGGGCGGATCGCGCGGGTGACGATGCGCGGCGCGCCGCTGCGGATCAGCCTGACGACGGAGGAGGGCACCGTCGCGACCGTCGGGCGCGGGCCGGAGGTGGCGGTGATCGGTGCGATCGGCGAGGTCACGATGTGGGCCTTCGGTCGGGACGAGGCGCTGGTCACGTTCGAGGGCGCCGACGGCGACATCGACCTCCTCGGTGCCGTGGTCCGCTCGCTCTGA
- a CDS encoding putative protein N(5)-glutamine methyltransferase, translated as MNVIGELRAAGCAFAEREAELLQEAASGPELEALVRRRCAGEPLEHLLGWAEFRGRRLAVGPGVFVPRRRTELLSELADGRGVLVELCCGAGPIAATAAAAKAYAADIDRVAAEYAARNAPEATVLVGDLFQPLPTALRGTVDVIAANAPYVPTAAIRTMPPEARDNEPHRALDGGPDGLTLHRRIAMDAPHWLRPGGRVLIETGRQQATYTVAALRAVGLETHIEVDDERQATVAVGVRPA; from the coding sequence GTGAACGTGATCGGTGAGCTGCGGGCGGCCGGGTGCGCCTTCGCCGAACGCGAGGCCGAGCTGCTCCAGGAGGCGGCGTCCGGGCCCGAACTCGAGGCCCTCGTCCGGCGGCGCTGCGCCGGCGAGCCGCTGGAGCACCTGCTCGGCTGGGCGGAGTTCCGCGGTCGCCGACTGGCCGTGGGCCCCGGCGTGTTCGTGCCGCGCCGCCGCACGGAACTGCTGTCGGAGCTCGCCGATGGACGCGGTGTCCTCGTGGAGCTGTGCTGCGGCGCAGGGCCGATCGCGGCGACCGCCGCGGCGGCGAAGGCGTACGCCGCCGACATCGACCGCGTCGCCGCCGAGTACGCCGCACGCAACGCTCCGGAGGCGACGGTCCTCGTCGGCGACCTGTTCCAGCCGCTCCCGACCGCGCTCCGCGGCACGGTCGACGTGATCGCGGCCAACGCGCCCTACGTGCCCACCGCGGCGATCCGGACCATGCCGCCGGAGGCGCGCGACAACGAGCCGCACCGCGCGCTCGACGGCGGCCCGGACGGCCTGACCCTGCATCGCCGGATCGCGATGGACGCACCGCACTGGCTCCGCCCCGGCGGCCGGGTGCTCATCGAGACCGGTCGCCAGCAGGCCACGTACACCGTGGCCGCCCTGCGCGCCGTCGGCCTCGAGACGCACATCGAGGTCGACGACGAGCGGCAGGCCACCGTGGCGGTGGGTGTCAGGCCGGCCTGA
- a CDS encoding TerC family protein yields MQVSAVVWIVSILVVLGLFVFDFFSHVRTPHEPSLKESGFWSAVYIGIAILFGIGVWVVSGPQYGGEFFAGFVTEKALSVDNLFVFVIIMAKFAVPRIYQQKVLLIGIVMALVMRAGFIAVGAAAISAYSWVFYIFGAFLLYTAIKLVKEASSPEGPVEDEKEREGRVAALFKRIVPTTEQYDGDKLVTRVDGKKVATPLLLALVVIGFTDVLFALDSIPAIYGLTQEPYLVFMANAFALMGLRQLYFLIGGLLDRLVYLSFGLSVVLGFIGVKLVLHALHENTLPFINGGEHVAVPEISTGLSLSVILGVLVVTTVASLIKSKRDGQKALVDGSDRHKSE; encoded by the coding sequence ATGCAGGTTTCTGCCGTCGTCTGGATCGTCTCGATCCTGGTCGTGCTCGGGCTCTTCGTCTTCGACTTCTTCAGCCACGTCCGCACGCCGCACGAACCCTCGCTCAAGGAATCCGGCTTCTGGTCGGCGGTCTACATCGGCATCGCGATCCTGTTCGGCATCGGCGTGTGGGTGGTGTCGGGGCCGCAGTACGGCGGTGAGTTCTTCGCCGGCTTCGTGACGGAGAAGGCGCTGTCGGTCGACAATCTCTTCGTCTTCGTCATCATCATGGCGAAGTTCGCGGTGCCCCGGATCTACCAGCAGAAGGTGCTGCTGATCGGCATCGTCATGGCGCTCGTGATGCGCGCCGGCTTCATCGCCGTCGGCGCCGCCGCGATCTCCGCGTACTCGTGGGTGTTCTACATCTTCGGCGCGTTCCTGCTGTACACCGCGATCAAGCTGGTCAAGGAGGCCTCGTCGCCCGAGGGGCCGGTCGAGGACGAGAAGGAGCGCGAGGGTCGCGTCGCCGCGCTGTTCAAGCGGATCGTCCCGACCACCGAGCAGTACGACGGCGACAAGCTGGTCACCCGGGTCGACGGCAAGAAGGTAGCCACTCCGCTGCTGCTGGCGCTGGTCGTCATCGGCTTCACCGACGTCCTGTTCGCGCTCGACTCGATCCCCGCGATCTACGGCCTGACGCAGGAGCCCTACCTCGTGTTCATGGCGAACGCCTTCGCGCTCATGGGCCTGCGCCAGCTGTACTTCCTCATCGGCGGCCTGCTCGACCGCCTCGTGTATCTGTCGTTCGGCCTGTCGGTCGTCCTCGGCTTCATCGGCGTGAAGCTGGTGCTGCACGCCCTGCACGAGAACACGCTGCCCTTCATCAACGGCGGTGAGCACGTCGCGGTGCCGGAGATCTCGACCGGCCTCTCGCTGTCGGTGATCCTGGGCGTCCTCGTGGTCACGACCGTCGCCTCGCTGATCAAGTCCAAGCGCGACGGCCAGAAGGCGCTCGTCGACGGGAGCGACCGCCACAAGTCCGAGTAG